The Myxococcales bacterium region CGTCTTCTGGCTCGGCGGGCTCGTGACCTTGCTCCGGCAAGGCAAGGCGCCGCCGGAGATGTGGATCTCGGGCGAGACCACCGACGTCGCGCGCGTGCGCGCGATCCTTCGAGACCTCATGGAGCGCGACTACGTGCTCCGGCTGCCCGACAGCGCCTTCGCCGGTGACGAAGAATACGTCTTCAAGCACAACCGCGAACGCGAGAACCTCGCGCGTCGAACGCCGGCCAACGTGCAGCGCCGGTACCACACGACCATCGGCGACTGGCTCTCGTTCCAGGGCAGCGTTCGCTCCCACGAGGAATACCTCGCGATGCTCGCGCAGCACCGCGAGCAAGCGGGGGCGCTGGCGCTGGCGGCCGTGGCGTTCCTCGACGCCGCCGACGTGGCGCGCTCCCACTACGCCAACGGCAAGGCGTCCGAGTACTACGAGCGAGGCCTCGCGCTCGTGCGGGAGCACGAGCTGGCCATCGAGCCGGAGGTGCTCCTTCGCGCGCTGCACCACAACGGCGACGTGCTGCAGTCACTCGGAAAAAACGACGAGGCGCTGGCCGCGTTTCGGCAAATGCTTACGGAAGCATACCGCCTCGACCTGCGCACGAAGGGCGGCGCCGCGCAGAGCCGCATCGGTCGCCTGCACCGGGAAACGGGGCGCCTCGCCGACGCGGCAAAGCACCTGTCGGCGGCACTCTCGCTCTTCGAGGAGGCCGACGATCAGCGCGGCGTCGCGAGCACCCTCGACGACATCGGCAAGCTCCATTGGCTGCGCGGCGACTACCCGCAGGCGCTAGAGCATACGCAGCGGGCCCTCACCATGCGCCGCAAGCTCGGCGACCGCCGTTCGATTGCGCTCAGCTTGAACAATCTCGGCCTCGTGTACCAAGACTCGGGGCAATTCAAACCGGCGCTCGAGTGTTTCGAGCAGGCGCTCCGCACGCGCCGCGAGATCGGTGACCTCGTCGGCGTCTCCATCTCGCTCAACAACCTCGGCACCGTCGCGCAAGATGAGCGTGACGACGCCCGCGCCCTCAAGCTCTTCCTTGAGGCCTACGACGTGGCCAAAGAGACTGGCGATCGGAACCGCATCGCCGTCATCCTCACCAACGTCGGAGAGACCTACAGCCGGCTCGGTGACTCGGAAAAGGCGGTCGTTCACCTCAAGCAAGCCGAGGCCATCGCGGAAGAGCTGGGCGATGCGCTTGGCCTCGCCGAGGTCGCCCGCGGTCTCGGCAAGGCGTACCTGGCTCAGCGCGAGCTGACGAAGGCACGCGAGAGCGCGCGGCGCGCCGTCGACATCCTCACGGAGATCCAGAGCAGCGTGCAGCTCGGCATCGCGCTTCGTTCCCTCGGTGAGGTCACCGCCGCGGCGAGCGCCGGTGGCCCGAGCATGGTGGAGGCGGAAGAGCACCTCTCGCGCTCCGTCGCCATCTTCGAAGACATCGGCAACGAGGTCGAGCTGGCGCGGAGCCTGCGGGCCTTCGTGGACCTGGTGCGCGGCTCCGATCGCAACGCCGATCCGGCATCGAAATCCGCCGCCGACGAGGCCGCGCGCCGCGCCGAAGCGATCTACGCGCGCCTCCGGAGCGTCGGCGCCGGCACGTCACCGCCAAAGGCGTAGAGGCACCGCGCAACGCCGATGGGCTCTCGCCTAACCCTCGACGAGGGCCTTGGATCGCGGATCGCGCGGGGCGCGGAAGAGCTCCTCGGTGGCGCGATCCTCCACGATGCAGCCATCGGCGAGCACGAGCGTTCGATCGCTGACGGCACGCGCGAAGGCCATCTCGTGCGTGACCGTTAGCAGCGTCACGCCACCGGCCACGAGCGACCGGAAGAGCGTCGCCGCTTCACGTCGCCGCGAAGGATCAAGCGCGCTCGTTGGTTCGTCGAGGAGAAGAACGTCGGGCTCCATCGCGAGGGCGCGCGCGATGGCGACCCGTTGTTGCTCGCCGCCCGAGAGATCGCTCGGGTGCGCGTCTTCGCGCCGTCCGAGGCCGACGCGTTCGAGGAGCATGCGCGCCTGGGCCTCAGCCCGCGCCAAGGGCCAGTGCTTGACCACGCGGGGACCGACCATCACGTTCTCCTTCGCCGTCATGTGCGGGAAGAGATGGAGACCCTGAAAGACGAGCCCGAGCCGCGCTCGAAGCTCCTCCGCTCCGTCGCGCCGCGCGAGCGCAGCGGCGGCCACCTCGACAGTGCCGACGGCGATGGCCCCCTCGTCGATGGGTTCGAGGCCCGTCAAGCAGCGCAGCAGCGTTGACTTGCCCGAGCCGGACCCGCCGAGAAGAGCCGTCGAGGTGCCCGGCTCGATGCGAAAGGTGACGTCGCGAAAGACGATGCGGTCGCCGAACGTCTTCTTGACCCCTTTGGCGACGAGCGTCACGCGCGACCTCGGGCCAGCCGCGCCTCGAGCGCGCTCGAGAGCCGCGACAAGGGATAGCTCATGGCGAAATACATCGCCGCGCAGAGGAGCCCCGGAGCGAGCCATCCGCGAACGTCCACCGCCGTGATGGTCATCTGTTTGGTGAGCTCGACGACCGTGATGACGCTCACCAGCGAGCTGTCCTTGAGGAGCGCGATAAAGTCGTTGGTGGTGCCCGGCAACGCGACGCGGAGCGCCTGCGGGAAGATCACGCTCCGAAACGCCTGCGCCGGCGCCATACCCAAGACGGCCGCCGCGTCGTATTGGCCCTTGGGGACCGATAGGATCGCCGCGCGCGCCACTTCGGCTTCGTAGGCGCCGTAGTTGAGGCCGAGGCCGAGCACCGCAGCCGTGAGCGGCGAGAGCTTGATGACGGGCGCGAGGCCAAAGTAGAGGACGTAGAGCTGCAAGAGCACCGGCGTCCCACGAAAGATCTCCACGTAGCCTCGCGAGAGAGCGCCCGCGGCACGGGGACCGAAGAGGCGAAGCAGCGCGAGCACGAGGCCGAGCGGAATGGCGATGGCCATGGCCAGGACGGTCACCAAGAGCGTGGCGGCGGCCCCACGCAGGAACAAGCGGGCGTGGCCCACCGTCAAGCGCGGCGCACTCGTCTCCGTCGCCGCGCCCGTTGCGGCTTGCGCCGTTGCAGCTTGCGGGCGCGCCCTCTGTCTCTCGTTCCAGATGCCGTGCCGCCTCAAGATGGCTTCAAGCTCGCCTCGTGCCATCACACGAGCGAGCGCATCATCAAGGGCTCCCTTAAGGGCCGCGTCGGTTCGCCTTAGACCGATGGCGTAGCTGCCCTCCGCGAGATCGCCGACGACGCGAAGGCCTGGCCCTTCGCCGTAGCGCTTGGCGATGATGTCATCGAGCAAGACGGCGTCGGTGCGCTTCTGGGTGAGGTCGAAGTAGGGCTCTTGCACGCCCTCGTAGAGCACAACCTCCGCGCCGACAGCCCGCAGGTGCTCGTCCGACAGACTCGCCGTCAGCGTGCCGACGCGTAAGCCGCCGAGCTTCGCGTCCTTCGAAGTGAAGCGGTCGTCGCCGCTGCGGGCCACGAGCCTCAGCGCGAAGGCGTAGTAGGGGCGCGTGAACAAGAGGCGCGCGCGCCTGGCCGCGGTGACCTCGAGACCGTTCATGGCGATGTCGAAGGTGCCGCGCTCCAGCGAAGCGACGAGCGCTGACCAATCGGCCTGAACGAACTCGGCGCGCACGCCGAGCTCGAGGGCGAGGGCCGCCGCGAGGTCGACCTCGAAGCCAACGAGCTTTCCCGACGGCTCCTGGCTCACGTAGGGCTCGCCGCCCTGCATGTCGCCGCCCCACCGCAAGACGCCCCGGCTCTTCACCTCGCTGAGCGTGTCGGCGCTCGCAGGCGCCAGCGCGAAGAGCGATGCGAGTGCGATGAAGAGCGATGCGAGGGCTCGCGCCCGGCGGCGCACGCTCATGGCAAGGCGCGGAGGATCGCTTCGACGAGCGGTGCGCCGGCGAGGTTCGAGAGGTCGAGGATCAGCGCCGAGAGCGAGGCCTTGCCCTCGTGGTACGCCGCCGTGTCGGTGCCGGGGGTCTCGTCGTGAAAGACGCCGGGCCCTCCGATCCATGAGTAGTCACGCCCGCGCGGGTCGGTGCGCACGTCGACGACCTCGTCGTAGTAGCGCGCGCCAAGCCGCGTCCCGACGAGCTCGCCGGTGTGGCCCTTCGGGACATTCAGGTTCAGGAGCGGAGCCCACGCCCGGTCCTTGGGCGCCGCTTTGGCGCTGCTCGCGGGGCCATTCTTCAGGAGCAGCAGGGAGAGCTGGGCCGCGAGGCGCGCCGCCGCCGCGAAGTCGGCCTTCGGGTGCGCGCTGACGGCGAGCGCGGGAATGCCGCGCAGGGCTCCCTCGCGCGCTGCCGCCACGGTGCCCGAATAGAAGACGTCTTGTCCGAGGTTCGGCCCGTGGTTCACGCCCGACACGACGAGATCCGGCATCCGTGGAAGTACCGTTCCGCTGTGTAGTGCAATGTACACGCAGTCAGCCGGCGTTCCGTCGACGGCAAATACACCTTCCTCGACAGCGCGCGTCCGGAGCGGTCGATGGAGGGTGAGCGCATGGCTGGCGGCGCTCTGCTCGGTTTCGGGCGCGGCGACGACCACGTCGGCGTGGGGCTGAAACGCGAGCCGAAGCTCGCGGAGGCCTAGGCTGGCGAAGCCGTCGTCATTGGAGAGCAGTACGAGGGGGCGGCTCATTCGTGGCTGCGGAGGCGTTACTTACGGAAAGGCGAACGCGATGCGGGACCGACCATATCGCGTTTGGGCGCGGAGCGGGTGAGCGCGGAGCCACTTCGGTCGCCTGATTTCGGCGTCGTGTCGTCGTGAAATCCGCTCTAGCCTCGCGGGCCATGGTTCACCGCCGCTCGCTCCTAGTACCTCGACCCGTCGATTCTGATGGGTCGAGTACGGCAAATGAGAACGAAACTCCCAGACACAAACCCGTGGAAGCGAGGCAGGTTCGCCTGGGCCCCGCGCTCGCCGGGGGGGCCAGGCGAACCCGCCGATTTCAAAGTGTCGGGGTACTAGCCCTCCTCTTCACCGTTGCCGCCTGCGGGGCACCGGACGTCGAACCGCAAGCGCCGCCGGCCGCGGGGCCGACGACCGCGCCCTCCGTCGCCCCAGCACCGGCGAAGCTCGCGGGGAAGGGCGTTCAGGAGACGCTTCACGGCGTCGTGGTGGAGGACCCCTATCGCGGCCTTGAAGACGAAAAATCGGCTGAGACGGCGCAGTTTGTGGCCCGGCAGATGACGAAGACGACGGCCTACTTCGAAGGCATCAAGGGCAAGAAGGAGCTCGAGGCCGAGATCGCGTCGCTCGTTCAAGTGGGCAACGTGGCGGCGCCGGCGGTGCGTGGCACGGGGAAGGAGCGACGCTACTTCCACACCAAGCGGACCGGCGCGCAACGGCAACCCACGCTGTACGTGCGCGAAGGCGTTCGCGGCACCGACCGGCCGCTCCTGGATGTGGCGACGCTCTCAGCGGACGCGACCGTCTCGCTCGACTGGTGGTACCCGTCGCAGGACGGCACGCTGCTCGCGTGGGGACGGAGCGAAGGCGGTAGCGAGGAGAGCACGCTCGTCGTTCGGGACGTCAAGACGGGGCGCGACCTGCCGGACCGCATCCCCCGCACGCGGTACTCCTCCGTCGCGTGGCTGCCCAGCGGCAAGGCGTTCTACTACACGCGCTACCCGACGCCGGGAACGGTGGCCCCGGGAGACGAGCGGTACCATGTGCGGGTCTACCGCCACGAGCTCGGCGCTGATCCGGAGAGCGATCCGCTGGTCTTCGGCGAGGATCGCGACAAGACCGATATGCCGCAGGTCTCGATCTCGCCCAACGGTCGCTGGCTCGTGGTGCGCGTCCACCAGGGGTGGGCGAAGAGCGAGGTGTACCTCAAGGACCTCTCGACGCTCCCGAAGGCCGCGCCCAAGGCTGGCAAAGAGGGCGACGCCAAAAAGGCCGCCGCCAACAAGGAACCTGGCGCCTTCGTGCCAGTGGCCGTGAAAGCGGACTCCATCTTCAACCCCATCGTGCGCGACGACCGTCTCTACATCCACACGAACGACGGCGCGCCGCGATACCGGCTCTTTGCCGTCGACTACGCGAAGCCGGAGCGCGCCCACTGGAAGGAGCTCGTCGCCGAGGGCGCTGACGTCCTGACCGACGTGGCCGTCACGGAGGGCGCGCTCGTGCTCGGGACGCTCCACGACGCGGCCTCGCGCGTGGCCGTCGCGACGCCCGACGGCAAACCGCTCATGGACGTGGCCCTGCCGGGACTCGGGACCGCCCACGTCACGGCGCCCGTGCGAGGCGGAGAAGCCTTCGTGGAGTTTGTGTCGTTCGTGACGCCGCCGCGCGTGTTGCGTGTGGACCTGGCTTCCGCTGGCAAGAAGGCCCCGCCCGCCCCGCCGCCCGCCGGGGTCGTGACCCGAAGCGTGCAGAGTCCCGCCATCTG contains the following coding sequences:
- the surE gene encoding 5'/3'-nucleotidase SurE; translated protein: MSRPLVLLSNDDGFASLGLRELRLAFQPHADVVVAAPETEQSAASHALTLHRPLRTRAVEEGVFAVDGTPADCVYIALHSGTVLPRMPDLVVSGVNHGPNLGQDVFYSGTVAAAREGALRGIPALAVSAHPKADFAAAARLAAQLSLLLLKNGPASSAKAAPKDRAWAPLLNLNVPKGHTGELVGTRLGARYYDEVVDVRTDPRGRDYSWIGGPGVFHDETPGTDTAAYHEGKASLSALILDLSNLAGAPLVEAILRALP
- a CDS encoding amino acid ABC transporter ATP-binding protein, which translates into the protein MARSGAPLRGDVFRHELSLVAALERARGAAGPRSRVTLVAKGVKKTFGDRIVFRDVTFRIEPGTSTALLGGSGSGKSTLLRCLTGLEPIDEGAIAVGTVEVAAAALARRDGAEELRARLGLVFQGLHLFPHMTAKENVMVGPRVVKHWPLARAEAQARMLLERVGLGRREDAHPSDLSGGEQQRVAIARALAMEPDVLLLDEPTSALDPSRRREAATLFRSLVAGGVTLLTVTHEMAFARAVSDRTLVLADGCIVEDRATEELFRAPRDPRSKALVEG
- a CDS encoding S9 family peptidase, with product MVHRRSLLVPRPVDSDGSSTANENETPRHKPVEARQVRLGPALAGGARRTRRFQSVGVLALLFTVAACGAPDVEPQAPPAAGPTTAPSVAPAPAKLAGKGVQETLHGVVVEDPYRGLEDEKSAETAQFVARQMTKTTAYFEGIKGKKELEAEIASLVQVGNVAAPAVRGTGKERRYFHTKRTGAQRQPTLYVREGVRGTDRPLLDVATLSADATVSLDWWYPSQDGTLLAWGRSEGGSEESTLVVRDVKTGRDLPDRIPRTRYSSVAWLPSGKAFYYTRYPTPGTVAPGDERYHVRVYRHELGADPESDPLVFGEDRDKTDMPQVSISPNGRWLVVRVHQGWAKSEVYLKDLSTLPKAAPKAGKEGDAKKAAANKEPGAFVPVAVKADSIFNPIVRDDRLYIHTNDGAPRYRLFAVDYAKPERAHWKELVAEGADVLTDVAVTEGALVLGTLHDAASRVAVATPDGKPLMDVALPGLGTAHVTAPVRGGEAFVEFVSFVTPPRVLRVDLASAGKKAPPAPPPAGVVTRSVQSPAIWDSVGGDLAVEGITVTQLSATSKDGTRVPMFVVAAGDLSKGSAGPRPTLLWGYGGFNVNQTPAFSSRALVMAKRGGVFVSAVLRGGGEMGEAWHRAGMLEKKQNVFDDFIAYEEELVKRGITSSAKLAIGGGSNGGLLTATAVVQRPELFRAALSLVPLTDMVRYTRFQLARLWIPEYGDPDKAEHFRFLQAYSPYHHVAPGTRYPSVLVATAESDTRVDPMHARKFAARLEEAQAAKANPVLLRVEAKAGHGAGKPTTKVIAQLADELSFVLHELGAM
- a CDS encoding ABC transporter permease subunit (The N-terminal region of this protein, as described by TIGR01726, is a three transmembrane segment that identifies a subfamily of ABC transporter permease subunits, which specificities that include histidine, arginine, glutamine, glutamate, L-cystine (sic), the opines (in Agrobacterium) octopine and nopaline, etc.), whose amino-acid sequence is MSVRRRARALASLFIALASLFALAPASADTLSEVKSRGVLRWGGDMQGGEPYVSQEPSGKLVGFEVDLAAALALELGVRAEFVQADWSALVASLERGTFDIAMNGLEVTAARRARLLFTRPYYAFALRLVARSGDDRFTSKDAKLGGLRVGTLTASLSDEHLRAVGAEVVLYEGVQEPYFDLTQKRTDAVLLDDIIAKRYGEGPGLRVVGDLAEGSYAIGLRRTDAALKGALDDALARVMARGELEAILRRHGIWNERQRARPQAATAQAATGAATETSAPRLTVGHARLFLRGAAATLLVTVLAMAIAIPLGLVLALLRLFGPRAAGALSRGYVEIFRGTPVLLQLYVLYFGLAPVIKLSPLTAAVLGLGLNYGAYEAEVARAAILSVPKGQYDAAAVLGMAPAQAFRSVIFPQALRVALPGTTNDFIALLKDSSLVSVITVVELTKQMTITAVDVRGWLAPGLLCAAMYFAMSYPLSRLSSALEARLARGRA
- a CDS encoding tetratricopeptide repeat protein, whose translation is MMAASQSGIEGRAVLVGRAAELGVLEEALRAVRHKRRTRIVTVLGVAGVGKTRLVQEFLAKVGAGARVVMGEARPEGSSYEVFSRILRARFGLVEGMNPEAAALHIRGQVAEVLEDRKVGDVIYFLGQLLDLELPSSPLIAAVEGDREELRSLRRAVLKRFFEADARGLGSPSFAPPPLTSRNGSMPPGTVPHRTPVVLVFDNLHAAHDDSLELLGYLRATLDAPILILALARPELVARKDGWGKGEEARHRVIELSPLGDNDAAAVMHDLLAPCGDDENVEELVEAACSMAGGNPSLLEQMVRIHRDMGVVEPATDQDLGAMRGERWVVHVNRLEEVRLPLTVEDAVQARIGALAQDERDLLERAATMGGVFWLGGLVTLLRQGKAPPEMWISGETTDVARVRAILRDLMERDYVLRLPDSAFAGDEEYVFKHNRERENLARRTPANVQRRYHTTIGDWLSFQGSVRSHEEYLAMLAQHREQAGALALAAVAFLDAADVARSHYANGKASEYYERGLALVREHELAIEPEVLLRALHHNGDVLQSLGKNDEALAAFRQMLTEAYRLDLRTKGGAAQSRIGRLHRETGRLADAAKHLSAALSLFEEADDQRGVASTLDDIGKLHWLRGDYPQALEHTQRALTMRRKLGDRRSIALSLNNLGLVYQDSGQFKPALECFEQALRTRREIGDLVGVSISLNNLGTVAQDERDDARALKLFLEAYDVAKETGDRNRIAVILTNVGETYSRLGDSEKAVVHLKQAEAIAEELGDALGLAEVARGLGKAYLAQRELTKARESARRAVDILTEIQSSVQLGIALRSLGEVTAAASAGGPSMVEAEEHLSRSVAIFEDIGNEVELARSLRAFVDLVRGSDRNADPASKSAADEAARRAEAIYARLRSVGAGTSPPKA